TCTTCAATGTCACGCCATCGTATGAACGTCTTCCGTTTGAAGAAACCGGATGGCTGCACTTCCCCGATCGACCGCTTCGTTTTGCTTCGGCTGCTCATTCTTGCGCCGCTTGCTTTGCAGGAAGCCGCTTTTTTGTTTCGCACATGGAGAACGTTTTGGCATCTGCTTTTTTTGTATGGCCCCATTGATCCACCAGGCATGGTTGTTCACCGCCTTTCTTTGCCGCTGCTGCATTTCCTCAGTCCGATGCGATATACTTGACATGGGAACAATCACGCTTCTTTCTCGTTCACCGTCGTGTCGGCGGACATGCTGCGTTGGCGTTGGACGGTTTGAAAGAAGGCGGAGAAAAGCGACGGGGGTGGGATGGATGCGCCGCAAACTTCGCGATCTTGGTTTTTCCATCGGCACGCTTCCGACAGGGGAGCGCAATCAAGTCACCGATGTGCCTGGGGTGCGGGTCGGTCATGTGACGATTCGGGAAGATATGAATGAGCGGACAGTGATCCGCACTGGGGTGACGGCGGTGTTGCCGCATGGGGGCAACTGGTTTTTGGAGAAGGTGCCCGCGGCTTGTTTTGTTTTGAACGGTTTTGGGAAAACGGTCGGGTTGGTGCAGGTCGAGGAACTTGGGTTGATCGAGTCGCCGATTATGCTGACCAATACGTTCAGTGTCGGCGCTGTCTGGCAAGGGACGCTTGAGTATATGCTTGCGATGACGCCGGAGATCGGAGATACGACCGGGTCGGCCAACATTGTCGTCGGGGAATGCAATGACAGCTATTTGAATACGGCGCGGGCGCTTTCGGTGACGAAGGAGCATGCGAAACAGGCGATTGCCGAGGCGCGCGTCGATATGGAAGAAGGGGCGATCGGCGCGGGGACGGGTATGATGTGCTTCGGCTGGAAAGGGGGCATTGGCAGCTCGTCGCGGATCGCGGGCGGGATGTATACGGTCGGAGCGCTTGTCGTGAGCAATTTCGGGCGGCGTGAAGAGCTGCGGTTTGTGCCGTATGTGCCGCCGTCGTTTGATGAACGGGATGTGCCGGCTGGTTCGATTATGATGATCGTCGCGACCGATGCGCCGCTTGATGCGCGGCAGTTGAAGCGGCTGGCGAAGCGGGCGGCGGTGGGGCTGGCGCGGACGGGAAGCCACGTTCATCATGGCAGCGGCGACATCGTCATCGCCTTTTCGACGGCATACACGGTTCCGCATTTTGTGGATTCAGCGCATCAGGCGCTGCCGCCGCTTGTCCGCGATGATGCGCCGCTCATGAACGAGTTGTTTCAGGCGGCTGTTGAGGCGACAGAGGAAGCGATTTGGAATTCATTGACGATGGCGGAGACGACGACCGGGCGAAATGGACGCGTCGGGGAAGCGATTCCGTATTCGTTGCTTCGATGGATCAAATGGACGGAGAAATGAAACGATGAGAGGAAACGGCCCGAAAGGAATGGTTCTTCGGGCCGTTTCGTTTTTTCTGCCGCGCCTCTTGCCGCTGTGGTTGTCAGTACCGACTATGGAGACGATGTGTCCAAGCGGCGATCTTCTCTTTCATTTCCTCGCGCCATGCACGGTCATGCGTCGCATACCCGACCAATGCGCCGGTGGCGATCAACAAGAGACCAGATAAGACGAAAATGGAGGAAATGGAAAAGAACCCTGCGATCGCGCCTGCGGCGGTCGGGCCAGTCAAGTTGCCGAGGAAGCGGCTGCTTGCCGTGACGCCGAACACCCGCCCTTGAATGCGGCGCGGGCTTTGCGCGTTGATGAGCGCTTGAATAGACGGCCATACGCCGCCAACAACAAGCCCTTGCAAGAAGCGCCACACGTACAGCTCATAAATGTTGTCCGTCCATACTTGCGGCAAGGCGAACAAGCCGGACAGCACAAGCAGTATCGGTAATGTTTTCTCCTGCCCGATCCGGTCGCCGAGTTTCCCTAAGTACGGTGCGCCGATGATCGTCGCGATGCCGGTGATCGACGAGGCGAGGCCGGATAGAAAGGCGAGATTGCTAGAATGGCCGATGAGCGATTGGACAAAAATCGTCATCATCGAGTTGACGCCAAGAACCGCGATTTGCACGAGAAACGTGGCGATAAATAAGACGATGAGCGGCCGGTGTCTGAATACTTCTTTGAAGCTGGCCTTGTTTTCTTTTGTCTGCGGCACGACGGGATCTTTTTCGAGCCAAAAAATGACCGGCAAGAGCGTCAGTAAAATGCAAAGCCCGGTCACGAGAAACACCGGGCGGAAGCCGAACAGGTCGGATAAGGCGCCGCCGATGAGCGGCCCGATGATGTTGCCGGCGATGCTTCCCGTCTGCAGCGTCCCGAGCGCCTCGCCGCTATGGTCTCTCGGCACAACGCGGGCCAAGTATGAAAACGAGACAGTGATAAATCCAGAGAAAAAGCCGACAAGAAATCGGAGAGCAAGCAGCGTCATCGGTGAGGCGGCGAACGCCATGCATCCGGTGATCAAGCCCATGCCGATCCCCGCGCGGATGAGGTTGGCGCGCTGGCCGTACTTATCGGCGAATACCCCCCAAATCGGCGCCATGACAGCGGCTGATAGGAACGTGACGGAAAACACAAGTCCTGTCCAGATGCTCAAGGCGTGGTGCTCAGTGACGCCCATTTGCCATAAAAAGAGCGACAAAAAGGGAATGACCATCGTCATCCCGGCAGAAACCATGAAATTGCACAGCCAAAGAACGCGGACGCTTCGCTTCCAGTTCATAGGAGGTCATCTCCTGTATTATTTCGTTTCTCTAATGATTTTACCACGATGGAAAAACAAAGGAAACGATTTTGCTTCCGAACGGGGGAAAGCGAGAGTCAGGCCGTGCGACGGTGGGGAGCGGTGCCATTTCCCTGAACAAACACCATCCCCCTTGCCTGCCCGGCAAGGGGGTCATCTATGTCAAAGGGGGAGGGGATTAGGCGTTATTGGCTTGGGCTTCCTTCCATTTCGCTAATTCACGTTCCACTTCTTCCTCAAACGGCACGGGGGACAACGCAGCATTCGTCCCGAACCGGGCGGCGGCCGCTTCGGCTTCTAAGGCGATGACGCGCTCTTCCATGCGGGCGAAGCCGCGCAGCGCCTCATCGGCAGAAAACGAAGCGAGCGCCGTGTCGATTTGTTTCAACGCTTGAGCGGCGTTCACCCGCGCCGCGAGCTCGAGCTGCTTGGCGGCGAGTTCGTCGTACCGTTCGCGTAGTTGGTTCAAGCGATTGGCGACCTCAACTGTTTTCGCTTTGATGGCTTCGTATTGTTGTTTGTACGCCTCCAGCTTTTTCTCGTACAACAGTTTATCACGCAGCGCCAGTTTGGCGACCGATTCTTCGTTGCGCTCGAGCGCCAGTTTCGCTTGGCGGCTTCGTTTCTCAATGGTCGCTTCGGCTTGGGCGATGAGCGTCTCATAGCGCCGCTCGGCGACCCATTGTTGGGTGAGCGCTTGGCGGCCTTGTTCGAGTTGTTGCTCAAGCTGGCGCAAATATTGTTTCGTCATGGCAACGGGGTCTTCCCAGCGGTCAATTTGTTCATTCGCCTCAGCGAGAATAATCGTTTTGATCCGGCGAAAAATGCCCATGTTGTTTGGCCTCCTTTTGTATTGTTTTTTCCCATTCATCCAACCAATCGACGGGAACGGACGGCAGTGCTGGCGCCCATACTTCGGCAATTGCCGTTTTTCGCGCTTGACGGCGCCCTAAGGTGTACACGGCGGCCAGCGCCAGCAAGATCAGCACCCATTTCGGCAAGATCGCAGCAACGCCTAAAGCGACAAGCGCCCAACCGATCCAGCGCTTCGACCGCGCCGCGGCGAGCCATATCGCCCCCGCGCCCACGAGCAAAAACGGAATGAGCCACCACATGAACAAACCTGCCATCATCCAGCCTTCGCGCGATCCCATGCCGAACTCTCGATGGTGATGTCCGAATCCATCGTGCACGCCGGCAAATGGAACGCCCGGACGGCCGTGCGCCATCACTTCATGCGGCGTCAGAACATGAAACGCGCTCCATCCAACGAGAGCAGCGAGCGCGATGAATAGGAACGTTTTTGCCTTTTTCACATCGTCACCTCCTTTTTTCGGCAGTGGACTGGCTTACGGTTTGTATTGTAGAGGGGGAAGGAGAAAATTAGGTGAAAAGCGAACATTTTTTTGAAGGATTTTTGAGTATATCATGAATAGGGGATCCGCCGCGAGATGGACGATGATTTTGACGGGCATCTGTTTTTTCTGACATTGTGGGGACGAAGGAGGGGAAGACGTGGTTCGGTCGTATGGGCTTGATGTTGGCGGCGCTTTGTTTGTGTTCTTGTTTTCCTTTTTGTTTCCGACGTTTGATGTCGGATATTATGCGTACGGCTCGTTTCTCGGATTCGCCATCGGCTCGTTGATCGTCGGCTTGGCGAGAATTCGATGGAATCCGCATGCGCGGTTGGGTGGCGCTCTAATCGGTTTGTTCCTCATCATCGCGATCTCTGTCATCATCATCCGCCTGTTTCCCATCGAAATCCGAGATGTCGGAGACTTGGTCATGCCCTATGTCAATGCCATCGTGAATGCGTGTTTTTGTTGCAACTTGTTCTAGGGGCTGTATAATTTCACCGTATGTTTCTAAAATCTTTCCCGATTTTTTATCGACTAGGCTAAAGGATTTTTTATCTCGCTTTTCAGAATAACGTTTTGGCCAACACGACTAGCGATGGCAATCTTTTTTGACCATCGTTAGTCGTTCCGTATCATGTTAGACGTGGATGCGCTCATCCATGTCCATATCCGTCAAGTTCAGCGTTAAAAATCGCTCTATCCATACATAGTGTTTGTGCCATGGGATGAAGAAAAGAATATTTCTCATTTTAGGCATGGGACTGACTCAAAAGGAAATTCATTTGATATCAGAACGAAAAAATCCTCCCGATTTTCGTCGGGAGGGTGCGAAATGTGAGGTGAAAAATAAAGCTTCTGAAGCATATTATGCCTCAGAAGCTTGTTCGACGGCTGTTGCAAATCGCCGGCGATGTTGCATCGTAAAATACGCCATCGTTCCAACCATCATGGCGACGATAAACAGCAGCAACTTACCGATGTTTTCCCACATAAATGAGAAATCGCCGCTTGAGATGACCGCTTTGAATCCGAAAACAGAATAGGTCATTGGGAGCCATGCGTTAAAATGCTGCAACGAACGCGGAATGAGCTCGAGCGGGAACGTTCCGGCGCTTGTTGTTAATTGCAAAATTAATACGACAATCCCAATAAACCGTCCCGGATCCCCGAAGGTTGTGACGAGAAATTGAATGACAGATAAAAAGGCAATGCTTGTGACGACGCTAAACAAGATAAAGAACGGAACGCTTTTCACTTGTAAGTCAAGTCCGTAAAGCAATACGCTATCGGCCAGAAGCGCTTGAAAAATCCCAACCCCAATGAGCACACCAAATTTTGCAAAAAACCAATGAAATGGCGAACGTGGAACCGCTGCTGGTTCGCGAAGCGGGAAGACAATCGAGAGTAAAAGCGCCCCAACAAACAAGCCTAACGACAAGAAATATGGTGTAAATCCTGTTCCGTAGTTTGGCACTTCATTCACTTTTTCATTTTTTACTTTCACC
Above is a window of Geobacillus thermoleovorans DNA encoding:
- a CDS encoding DmpA family aminopeptidase gives rise to the protein MRRKLRDLGFSIGTLPTGERNQVTDVPGVRVGHVTIREDMNERTVIRTGVTAVLPHGGNWFLEKVPAACFVLNGFGKTVGLVQVEELGLIESPIMLTNTFSVGAVWQGTLEYMLAMTPEIGDTTGSANIVVGECNDSYLNTARALSVTKEHAKQAIAEARVDMEEGAIGAGTGMMCFGWKGGIGSSSRIAGGMYTVGALVVSNFGRREELRFVPYVPPSFDERDVPAGSIMMIVATDAPLDARQLKRLAKRAAVGLARTGSHVHHGSGDIVIAFSTAYTVPHFVDSAHQALPPLVRDDAPLMNELFQAAVEATEEAIWNSLTMAETTTGRNGRVGEAIPYSLLRWIKWTEK
- a CDS encoding MFS transporter produces the protein MNWKRSVRVLWLCNFMVSAGMTMVIPFLSLFLWQMGVTEHHALSIWTGLVFSVTFLSAAVMAPIWGVFADKYGQRANLIRAGIGMGLITGCMAFAASPMTLLALRFLVGFFSGFITVSFSYLARVVPRDHSGEALGTLQTGSIAGNIIGPLIGGALSDLFGFRPVFLVTGLCILLTLLPVIFWLEKDPVVPQTKENKASFKEVFRHRPLIVLFIATFLVQIAVLGVNSMMTIFVQSLIGHSSNLAFLSGLASSITGIATIIGAPYLGKLGDRIGQEKTLPILLVLSGLFALPQVWTDNIYELYVWRFLQGLVVGGVWPSIQALINAQSPRRIQGRVFGVTASSRFLGNLTGPTAAGAIAGFFSISSIFVLSGLLLIATGALVGYATHDRAWREEMKEKIAAWTHRLHSRY
- a CDS encoding PspA/IM30 family protein, with the translated sequence MGIFRRIKTIILAEANEQIDRWEDPVAMTKQYLRQLEQQLEQGRQALTQQWVAERRYETLIAQAEATIEKRSRQAKLALERNEESVAKLALRDKLLYEKKLEAYKQQYEAIKAKTVEVANRLNQLRERYDELAAKQLELAARVNAAQALKQIDTALASFSADEALRGFARMEERVIALEAEAAAARFGTNAALSPVPFEEEVERELAKWKEAQANNA